A region from the Rhizoctonia solani chromosome 13, complete sequence genome encodes:
- a CDS encoding WD-40 repeat-containing protein, giving the protein MILEPLQRVEQIAIEPIDGHTGAFMAVAISRDSAQVCSGSDDETVCIWDIGSGKRITGSLKGSSGAINVSCDGKSLVLALEDGTMRIWDTDNWQTLSLFRNTRVVRSFTFSPDSSRFVSGSLDENMRIWEVPGATIKQAKGGDSTGYGRWVTPVSFSHCGSYIVSKSHDMTVHTWNIQAGQPTYTALMEQKEQILSVGFSPDSSHIYPVSRDRMVYVWQRQSRKLEYTIAVFMLEDKRVVCGSKSGRTYVWDNDKKTHKLTGHDKAVYSTAVSPDCQTFASGDNGWRLMMWDASTGKQQYSVIRS; this is encoded by the exons ATGATCCTTGAGCCACTTCAGCGCGTTGAACAAATAGCCATTGAACCCATTGACGGACATACTGGTGCGTTCATGGCTGTCGCGATTTCGCGAGACAGTGCCCAAGTCTGCTCTGGATCCGACGACGAGACCGTCTGCATCTGGGATATAGGCAGCGGAAAGCGAATTACAGGTTCACTAAAAGGGAGTAGTG GTGCAATTAATGTTTCCTGTGATGGCAAGTCGCTTGTTTTGGCTCTCGAGGACGGAACAATGCGCATCTGGGACACAGATAACTGGCAGACCCTCTCGCTGTTCAGGAACACTCGCGTTGTCAGGTCGTTCACGTTCTCGCCCGATAGCTCTCGCTTTGTCTCTGGCTCTCTAGATGAAAACATGCGGATATGGGAGGTACCAGGTGCAACCATCAAGCAAGCGAAAGGCGGTGACTCGACAGGCTACGGTCGCTGGGTTACACCAGTATCGTTTTCGCACTGCGGCTCGTATATCGTATCCAAATCCCACGACATGACAGTTCACACGTGGAATATTCAAGCCGGACAGCCAACATATACTGCACTCATGGAACAAAAAGAGCAGATACTCTCAGTTGGGTTCTCCCCTGACAGCAGTCACATCTACCCAGTATCAAGAGATAGAATGGTTTATGTATGGCAACGGCAAAGCAGGAAGCTGGAGTATACAATTG CCGTATTTATGCTTGAGGACAAACGCGTGGTCTGCGGCTCGAAATCGGGCCGAACATACGTATGGGACAACGACAAGAAGACTCACAAGTTGACCGGCCACGACAAAGCAGTATACTCGACCGCAGTCTCGCCCGACTGTCAGACCTTTGCGTCTGGTGACAACGGCTGGCGGTTAATGATGTGGGAtgctagtactgggaaaCAACAATATAgcgtgataagatcttga
- a CDS encoding Rho guanine nucleotide exchange factor scd1 — translation MTGLDQAREQRDVAKRIADQANETIRKVDNRNTVKALEARVDDWKGHQLHNFGELLLEDIFIVTKAEVDREYHVFLFEKIILCCKEVVAMDPRKAGTIGKVSKSGSLLKKQQSLGPGGMPSPALGAGAKRKTPLLLKGRIFLNNVTKTVAGKPSHALQVWWRGDDDLEFFTLRCRSEEQLTKWETNINQLIKENANRRASDRAARQQHDRALSTSSALSYAATPPPYSSNQPLPPYPGPRTPRLHGHPFVAQEDDGDYPASGRATPLEARRSQPPERERERGEYERPLPTTPPPMPPPTGGLPSIPRGAPLPPRGGSEASFGPGREPSFSSSRPVQNLRSKFSSTRLRSAYDSQNASTESMPKVHEGGHPGEDHDGHVSRESATTPTPRNGSAPPHLRMRSASQPSAYVAAPPQQPPPPVPRWNGNGSASSLGTSPEEKRGSGSSESTNLSSEYSPTNTQSPITPFGDGAGIARRLLGSGESVRVKVHYKTDLFQIIVPRDTVFNDLVTKVAHKVRLCGEAGERDAPLRVKYRDEDGDMISLGSDDDVQMAFDGTRTASGGVELWVS, via the exons ATGACAGGACTTGATCAAGCGCGCGAGCAAAGAGAC GTCGCCAAGCGAATTGCGGACCAGGCCAACGAGACGATACGAAAAGTCGATAACCGGAACACGGTCAAGGCGCTCGAGGCCCGCGTGGACGACTGGAAAGGCCACCAGCTGCACAATTTCGGCGAGCTCCTGCTCGAGGATATTTTCATCGTGACCAAGGCCGAGGTCGATCGCGAGTACCACGTCTTTTTGTTTGAAAAGATCATCTTGTGCTGTAAAGAGGTTGTCGCCATGGACCCGCGCAAGGCCGGGACGATCGGCAAGGTCAGCAAGAGCGGGTCGCTCTTGAAGAAGCAGCAGTCGTTGGGGCCTGGTGGGATGCCTTCCCCCGCGTTGGGAGCTGGAGCCAAGAGGAAGACGCCGTTGTTGCTCAAGGGGAGAATTTTCTTGAATAATGTCACCAAGACTGTCGCTGGCAAGCCCA GCCATGCTTTGCAAGTTTGGTGGCGCGGAGACGACGACCTCGAGTTTTTCACGCTACGATGCCGATCCGAGGAGCAATTGACCAAGTGGGAGACCAATATAAATCAATTAATTAAAGAGAATGCGAATCGACGAGCGAGCGACCGTGCCGCACGGCAACAACATGATCGGGCCTTGTCGACCAGTTCGGCACTGAGCTATGCCGCCACCCCTCCCCCCTACTCTTCCAACCAACCCCTCCCCCCCTATCCTGGTCCCCGAACGCCAAGGCTCCATGGCCATCCGTTTGTAGCGCAAGAGGATGACGGAGACTATCCCGCGTCTGGACGGGCGACCCCATTGGAAGCTCGCCGGTCCCAGCCGCCTGAGCGGGAACGCGAGCGCGGAGAATACGAGCGACCAC TACCGACAACACCCCCGCCCATGCCTCCCCCAACCGGTGGATTGCCTTCGATCCCTCGGGGCGCACCTTTGCCTCCGCGCGGTGGATCCGAGGCGAGCTTTGGACCCGGTCGGGAGCCCAGCTTTAGTTCGAGTCGGCCCGTGCAGAATTTACGGAGCAAGTTTAGCTCCACCCGGTTGCGCTCGGCGTATGATAGCCAGAACGCGAGTACGGAGAGTATGCCCAAGGTCCACGAGGGCGGACATCCAGGGGAAGATCATGACGGCCATGTGTCGCGCGAGTCGGCAACTACCCCTACCCCGCGCAACGGGTCCGCGCCTCCTCACTTGCGGATGCGGAGCGCGAGCCAGCCGAGCGCATATGTAGCTGCACCACCCCAACAACCTCCTCCACCCGTACCGCGATGGAATGGCAATGGCTCGGCGAGCTCGCTGGGCACTTCGCCAGAGGAAAAACGGGGAAGCGGGTCGAGCGAGAGTACGAATTTGAGCTCCGAGTACTCGCCCACCAACACCCAGAGTCCGATTACGCCGTTTGGAGACGGTGCGGGTATAGCGCGGCGATTACTTGGGTCGGGCGAGTCGGTACGCGTCAAGGTGCATTACAAGACGGATTTGTTCCAGATTATCGTCCCCCGGGATACGGTTTTCAATGATTTGGTAACCAAGGTGGCCCACAAGGTACGGTTGTGCGGCGAAGCCGGGGAGCGAGATGCACCGTTGCGAGTTAAATACCGGGACGAGGACGGGGACATGATTTCGCTCGGATCCGACGACGACGTGCAAATGGCATTTGACGGAACGAGGACGGCCAGCGGAGGTGTTGAGCTTTGGGTCTCATAG
- a CDS encoding Rho guanine nucleotide exchange factor scd1 — MAPRKKSLLGASNPVVQDPGFLPALSSNLAALGPMGGNGGGVPASPVPTVPPAMSFAPTPTPIATPSAPLANTVSLVNKTGTQSLYQRCSYALGRLLRIEGIASFFTLSNSGRAPPRLGLPQDDEAQKGPRDSTVRARQSTDPVRQLWDLLALGVPLCILYNALPGVDPLQIDCSIEETERKLAQASAESKTPTNKHAKHATAFFIMGLKQLAESGDLRGQPEMFTVSELFGNNTNGFVKVVSTVIFLLERLPESIFSPAPPVPPALYPNSALPYPPHPASSHPTRSIPLPHPSTLPPTASPFPPPPHPYQTTIMHEYARELIQKNVVDADTVHHLFPGLGKLLDFGRRFLIEMEGTAQCPWEDQRWGLLFIDNEEEFAVYEPYCANYTNASELMLSQEQNLMNRSNRADPRHQFSTPFPPGTGWGMFPSAPNVIVVLGFQRRMGWSRSLDPLLHLVATVLRFFLHSRDLAIVNTPHLFLLVAITPTQHSLWFHSLRSFTFTRTILLLFSQTFDYLTSRWSLRGPTFAFLERVALGNGPHGLSWFFRDGSKVGFTVGDGIQNRGASDAEVGTGNMKLRFGLGLGRLPSSR; from the exons ATGGCTCCGCGCAAAAAGTCGCTGCTGGGCGCGTCGAATCCTGTTGTGCAGGATCCTGGATTCCTTCCTGCGCTGAGCAGCAATCTTGCGGCGCTGGGCCCTATGGGTGGAAATGGGGGTGGTGTGCCGGCGAGTCCGGTGCCGACTGTTCCTCCTGCCATGTCTTTCGCTCCCACTCCGACACCCATTGCCACTCCGAGCGCACCCCTGGCCAACACTGTGTCGCTAGTCAACAAGACAGGCACCCAAAGCCTGTACCAGCGCTGCTCGTATGCACTTGGACGACTACTCCGGATCGAGGGAATTGCCTCGTTTTTCACGCTCTCGAACTCGGGACGGGCACCGCCACGCTTGGGACTGCCGCAGGACGACGAGGCGCAAAAGGGGCCCAGGGACAGCACGGTGCGGGCACGCCAGTCGACGGATCCAGTGCGCCAGTTGTGGGATCTCTTGGCCCTTGGTGTTCCCCTCTGCATCCTCTACAATGCCCTGCCTGGAGTCGACCCACTGCAGATCGACTGCAGCATCGAAGAAACAGAACGAAAGCTGGCTCAGGCGAGTGCAGAGTCCAAGACTCCAACGAATAAA CATGCCAAACATGCCACTGCCTTTTTCATCATGGGACTCAAGCAGCTCGCCGAGTCGGGCGATCTACGTGGCCAGCCAGAGATGTTTACCGTTTCAGAGCTCTTTGGAAACAATACAAATGGCTTTGTCAAG GTCGTCTCGACTGTCATATTCCTTCTTGAACGTCTCCCCGAATCCATCTTTTCACCCGCTCCCCCAGTCCCCCCAGCCTTGTATCCCAATTCAGCACTTCCATACCCGCCACACCCGGCCTCTTCCCATCCGACTCGCTCGATTCCCTTACCTCACCCGTCGACGCTCCCTCCAACGGCTTCCCCTTTCCCCCCACCGCCCCATCCCTATCAGACGACGA TCATGCACGAATACGCACGCGAGCTCATTCAGAAGAACGTCGTCGATGCCGACACGGTCCATCATTTGTTCCCCGGTCTTGGAAAGCTCTTGGATTTTGGCCGTAGGTTCTTGATCGAGATGGAGGGCACCGCACAATGTCCGTGGGAGGATCAGCGTTGGGGCTTATTGTTCATTGATAAC GAGGAGGAATTTGCCGTATACGAACCATATTGCGCCAACTATACCAATGCGAGCGAGCTGATGCTGTCTCAAGAGCAGAATCTCATG AATCGTAGCAACAGAGCAGATCCGCGGCACCAGTTTAGCACGCCATTTCCGCCGGGGACTGGTTGGGGCATGTTTCCATCGGCGCCCAACGTAATTGTCGTTCTCGGTTTCCAACGTCGAATGGGTTGGTCGCGTTCCCTCGATCCCCTATTGCACCTTGTCGCAACCGTTttgcgcttcttcctccacAGTCGCGACCTTGCTATCGTAAACACTCCACACTTGTTCCTGCTAGTCGCGATCACACCAACACAGCACTCTCTCTGGTTTCACTCGTTGCGATCCTTTACTTTTACTCGCACGATCCTCCTACTCTTTTCCCAGACTTTCGATTACCTGACGTCGAGGTGGAGCCTCCGGGGTCCTACCTTTGCCTTTTTGGAAAGGGTCGCTCTGGGCAACGGCCCGCACGGGTTGTCATGGTTCTTTCGCGATGGGTCCAAGGTCGGATTCACAGTCGGAGATGGGATTCAAAATCGAGGAGCTAGTGATGCAGAGGTCGGAACTGGCAATATGAAACTTCGGTTCGGATTGGGATTGGGTCGTCTCCCCTCGTCGAGATGA